A genomic region of Micromonospora sp. NBC_01796 contains the following coding sequences:
- a CDS encoding Nramp family divalent metal transporter: MRDLPEPPRSAWPVIGPGVIAAGVGLASGEFILFPYIASQVGLVFLWAAAIGIVTQWFLNMEIERYTLATGETALTGFSRFWRHWGLVFAVMVYFANLWPGWASSSATMVTYLFGGDATWIAIGMLVIIGMTLTLAPVIYTALERVEFVKVGLVVVFLVVALLFAVGADAWSELPRTVTAPEFPTELGFALILSALVFAGAGGGQNLVQSNWIRDKGFGMGRYVPRLVSPVTGRPEAAPDTAGFVFEPTEENLGRWRRWWRLANREQLVTFVLISFVTIVLMSMLAFSTVHGVPGLANSVSFLEVEGDRLAELVGPWFGTLFWAIGAISLFAAAMGIVDYTSRLAADVIKTSYLPRRSESTIYFVLVWGLVGLGCAILLAGFDQPLVLLVISACVGGLMMFIYSILLLVLNRRVLPPQIRPRSYRVVALIWAVLLFGVFSALTVWQQGERLLDWLR; the protein is encoded by the coding sequence GTGCGGGATCTGCCGGAGCCGCCTCGGTCGGCGTGGCCGGTGATCGGGCCGGGGGTGATCGCGGCCGGGGTGGGGTTGGCCTCGGGCGAGTTCATCCTGTTTCCGTACATCGCGTCGCAGGTGGGGCTGGTTTTCCTGTGGGCCGCCGCAATCGGGATCGTGACCCAGTGGTTTCTGAACATGGAGATCGAGCGGTACACGCTTGCCACCGGTGAGACGGCGTTGACCGGGTTCTCGCGGTTCTGGCGTCACTGGGGGCTGGTCTTCGCGGTGATGGTGTACTTCGCGAACCTCTGGCCGGGATGGGCGTCGAGTTCGGCGACGATGGTGACGTACCTGTTCGGTGGGGACGCCACCTGGATCGCGATCGGCATGTTGGTGATCATCGGGATGACGCTCACCCTGGCGCCGGTCATCTACACGGCCCTGGAGCGGGTGGAGTTCGTCAAGGTCGGCCTGGTCGTGGTCTTCCTGGTGGTGGCCCTGCTGTTCGCGGTCGGCGCGGACGCATGGAGCGAACTGCCGCGTACGGTCACCGCGCCGGAGTTCCCGACCGAGCTGGGCTTCGCGCTGATCCTCTCCGCGCTGGTCTTCGCCGGTGCCGGCGGCGGGCAGAACCTGGTGCAGTCGAACTGGATCAGGGACAAGGGATTCGGCATGGGCCGGTACGTTCCCCGGCTGGTCAGCCCGGTCACCGGGCGGCCGGAGGCGGCGCCGGACACGGCCGGGTTCGTGTTCGAGCCGACCGAGGAGAACCTGGGCCGGTGGCGGCGCTGGTGGCGGCTGGCGAACCGGGAGCAGCTCGTCACGTTCGTACTGATCTCGTTCGTCACCATCGTGCTGATGTCGATGCTCGCGTTCTCGACCGTGCACGGCGTACCCGGTCTCGCCAACAGCGTCTCCTTCCTGGAGGTGGAGGGCGACCGGCTCGCCGAGCTGGTCGGGCCGTGGTTCGGCACCCTGTTCTGGGCGATCGGCGCGATCTCGCTGTTCGCCGCGGCGATGGGCATCGTCGACTACACCAGCCGCCTCGCCGCCGACGTGATCAAGACGTCGTACCTGCCGCGCCGGTCCGAGAGCACGATCTACTTCGTGCTGGTCTGGGGTCTGGTCGGGTTGGGGTGCGCGATCCTGCTCGCCGGCTTCGACCAGCCGCTGGTGTTGCTGGTGATCTCCGCCTGCGTGGGTGGGCTGATGATGTTCATCTACTCGATCCTGCTGCTGGTGCTCAACCGGCGGGTCCTGCCGCCGCAGATCCGGCCCCGGTCCTACCGGGTGGTCGCGCTGATCTGGGCGGTGCTGCTGTTCGGGGTCTTCTCCGCGCTGACCGTCTGGCAGCAGGGTGAGCGGCTGCTCGACTGGCTACGCTGA
- a CDS encoding LacI family DNA-binding transcriptional regulator — protein sequence MTGPRRRVTQQDIARMTGVSQATVSLVLNGRDDGTVRIAPETRERVLHAIRTTGYVADPVARRLAARHNRILGVFTYEPVFPAGTGDFYHPFLVGIEECAERLGCDLLLLTSAPVADGHRRIFHDDNRLRLADGCVLLGRSLDRNELARLVAEGQPFVSVGRRDDAGGPVPYVGADYPEATSAVVRRALDAGHTALAYLGQGAGPESHADRMTGFRAALDAAGLPLTHEPTADRSPAELLDTLLATGITAAVVEEYADGVAIAQVARERGLDVPRDLSILALGDPTRPAAATDLDFTGFRIPRREMGWQAVEVLTGLIEGGPEGAPQLLVPCQPVDGATLASPAAPK from the coding sequence GTGACCGGACCCCGTAGGCGAGTCACCCAGCAGGACATCGCCCGGATGACCGGCGTCAGCCAGGCGACCGTCTCGCTGGTGCTGAACGGCCGCGACGACGGCACCGTACGGATCGCGCCGGAAACCCGCGAACGGGTGCTGCACGCCATCCGCACCACCGGCTACGTCGCCGACCCGGTCGCCCGGCGCCTCGCCGCCCGGCACAACCGCATCCTCGGCGTCTTCACCTACGAACCGGTCTTCCCCGCCGGCACCGGCGACTTCTACCACCCGTTCCTGGTCGGCATCGAGGAGTGCGCCGAGCGGCTCGGCTGCGACCTGCTCCTGCTCACCAGCGCCCCGGTCGCCGACGGCCACCGGCGGATCTTCCACGACGACAACCGGCTGCGCCTCGCCGACGGTTGCGTCCTGCTCGGCCGCTCGCTCGACCGGAACGAGCTGGCCCGGCTGGTCGCCGAGGGGCAACCCTTCGTCTCGGTCGGCCGCCGCGACGACGCCGGCGGTCCGGTGCCGTACGTCGGCGCCGACTATCCCGAGGCTACCTCGGCGGTCGTACGCCGCGCCCTCGACGCCGGCCACACCGCGCTGGCCTACCTCGGGCAGGGCGCGGGCCCCGAGTCGCACGCGGACCGGATGACCGGCTTCCGGGCCGCGCTCGACGCCGCCGGCCTACCCCTGACGCACGAGCCGACCGCGGACCGCTCCCCCGCCGAGTTGCTCGACACCCTGCTCGCCACCGGGATCACCGCCGCCGTCGTCGAGGAGTACGCCGACGGCGTCGCGATCGCGCAGGTGGCCCGCGAACGCGGACTGGACGTGCCGCGCGACCTGTCGATCCTGGCGCTCGGCGACCCGACCCGACCCGCGGCCGCCACCGACCTCGACTTCACCGGCTTCCGGATCCCCCGCCGCGAGATGGGCTGGCAGGCCGTCGAGGTGCTGACCGGGCTGATCGAGGGCGGCCCGGAGGGCGCGCCGCAACTGCTGGTGCCCTGCCAGCCGGTCGACGGCGCCACCCTGGCGTCCCCGGCGGCACCGAAATGA
- a CDS encoding FAD-dependent oxidoreductase, producing MRAEVLIVGGGLGGVAAALAALRAGRSVVLTEEYDWLGGQLTSQAVPPDEHSWVEQFGVTASYRSLRDGIRDYYRRYYPLTERARNTVALNPGAGHVSRLCHEPRVAVAVIEAMLAPYLGAGRLRLLQPYRPVGADTDGDRVTGVTLAHRDSDERVHVTAPYVLDATETGELLPLTGTEYVTGFESRAETGEPSAPDEAQPTNMQAVSVCFAIDHVDGDHTIDRPARYDFWRAYQPAFWGDRMLSFRSPNPRTLEISERSFTPNPDDDPWLVQADQRVSAGDGNLWTFRRIAARRSFRPGAYDSDICLVNWPMIDYFESPVIDVPDPERHIAAARELSLSVLYWLQTEAPRADGGAGFPGLRLRGDVTGNGGISNGGDVTHSGLAQAPYIREARRIRAEYTVVEQDLSLDVRGDKGAASYADSVGVGMYRIDLHPSTGGDNYVDVASCPFEIPLGALIPRRVENLLPAGKNIGTTHITNGSYRLHPVEWNVGEVAGLLADFCLARRVTPRAVRYTPGLLADFQNRLAEDGVELRWPDVAGY from the coding sequence ATGCGGGCCGAGGTACTGATCGTCGGCGGCGGGCTCGGTGGCGTCGCCGCCGCACTCGCCGCGCTGCGGGCCGGCCGATCGGTGGTGCTGACCGAGGAGTACGACTGGCTCGGTGGCCAGCTCACCAGCCAGGCCGTCCCGCCGGACGAGCACTCCTGGGTCGAGCAGTTCGGCGTGACCGCGAGCTACCGGTCACTGCGTGACGGCATCCGGGACTACTACCGCCGCTACTACCCGCTCACCGAACGGGCCCGGAACACGGTCGCGCTCAACCCCGGTGCCGGGCACGTCAGCCGGCTCTGCCACGAGCCCCGGGTCGCGGTCGCGGTGATCGAGGCGATGCTCGCGCCGTACCTGGGTGCGGGGCGGTTGCGGCTGCTCCAGCCGTACCGGCCGGTGGGTGCCGACACCGACGGCGACCGGGTGACCGGGGTGACCCTGGCGCACCGGGACAGCGACGAGCGGGTGCACGTGACCGCCCCGTACGTGCTCGACGCCACCGAGACCGGGGAGTTGCTGCCACTGACCGGCACCGAGTACGTCACCGGGTTCGAGTCGCGGGCCGAGACCGGTGAGCCGAGCGCACCGGACGAGGCCCAGCCGACCAACATGCAGGCGGTCTCGGTCTGCTTCGCGATCGACCACGTCGACGGCGACCACACCATCGACCGGCCGGCCCGGTACGACTTCTGGCGCGCGTACCAGCCGGCGTTCTGGGGGGACAGGATGCTGTCGTTCCGCTCCCCCAACCCGCGCACGCTGGAGATCTCCGAGCGGAGCTTCACCCCCAACCCGGACGACGACCCGTGGCTGGTCCAGGCCGACCAGCGGGTCAGCGCCGGTGACGGCAACCTCTGGACGTTCCGCCGGATCGCCGCCCGGCGCTCGTTCCGGCCGGGCGCGTACGACAGCGACATCTGCCTGGTCAACTGGCCGATGATCGACTACTTCGAGAGCCCGGTGATCGACGTACCGGACCCCGAGCGGCACATCGCGGCGGCCCGGGAACTCTCCCTGTCGGTGCTGTACTGGCTACAGACCGAGGCGCCCCGCGCGGACGGCGGGGCCGGGTTCCCCGGGCTGCGGCTGCGCGGCGACGTCACCGGCAACGGGGGAATCAGCAACGGCGGCGACGTGACGCACAGCGGGCTCGCCCAGGCCCCGTACATCCGGGAGGCCCGGCGGATCCGGGCCGAGTACACCGTGGTCGAACAGGACCTCTCCCTGGACGTACGCGGTGACAAGGGCGCGGCCAGTTACGCGGACTCGGTCGGCGTCGGCATGTACCGGATCGACCTTCACCCCTCCACCGGCGGGGACAACTACGTCGACGTGGCCTCGTGCCCGTTCGAGATCCCGCTCGGCGCCCTCATCCCCCGGCGGGTGGAGAACCTGCTGCCCGCCGGAAAGAACATCGGCACCACCCACATCACCAACGGTTCGTACCGCCTTCACCCCGTGGAGTGGAACGTCGGCGAGGTTGCCGGCCTGCTCGCGGACTTCTGCCTGGCCCGGCGGGTCACCCCCCGCGCGGTGCGTTACACCCCCGGCCTGCTGGCCGACTTCCAGAACCGCCTCGCCGAGGACGGTGTCGAGCTGCGCTGGCCCGACGTCGCCGGCTACTGA
- a CDS encoding ABC transporter substrate-binding protein — MKNRLTAVVALTALLGLSGCGGGDSGGSDGPVSLRMTTWSANEAHLKLFNEIAAEYRATHPDVTAITFDPIPFESYTTTLTTQIAGGNPPDLAWVLENAAPDFVSSGALVPLDDTLKGTDGYNFDELTPAATKLWQRDGKLYGYPFSTSPFGIFVNTDLVKAAGAKSPAELIATGTWNWDNAIATASAVASKTGKAGLVVRDFDYKGWDNLSTVWTGWGAQAWSADGKTCGFNAPEMVEAMTFLHNAIFTAKALPGPGTAADFFAGEAGMTITQISRASLLEKQTFGWDLVPLPAGPKGGYSVIGQGGMGVLKKGKHADAAADFLAYLTNPTNSAKLAQFFPPPRTPLLTAETLAKTNPLLKPEQLQKVVIDGIANGVVKPSHSGQAELSQAVRAALDPLWKADANVEGVLDGVCSAINPLLGK; from the coding sequence ATGAAGAACCGGTTGACGGCCGTCGTCGCGCTCACCGCGCTGCTCGGCCTGAGCGGCTGCGGAGGCGGCGACAGCGGCGGCTCCGACGGCCCGGTCTCGCTGCGGATGACCACCTGGTCGGCGAACGAGGCCCACCTGAAGCTGTTCAACGAGATCGCCGCCGAGTACCGCGCCACCCACCCGGACGTCACCGCGATCACCTTCGACCCGATCCCGTTCGAGAGCTACACCACCACCCTGACCACCCAGATAGCCGGCGGTAACCCGCCCGACCTGGCCTGGGTGCTGGAGAACGCGGCCCCCGACTTCGTCTCCTCCGGTGCGCTGGTGCCGCTGGACGACACCCTCAAGGGCACCGACGGCTACAACTTCGACGAGCTGACCCCGGCCGCGACCAAGCTCTGGCAGCGCGACGGCAAGCTCTACGGCTACCCCTTCTCCACCTCGCCGTTCGGCATCTTCGTCAACACCGACCTGGTCAAGGCCGCCGGCGCGAAGAGCCCGGCCGAGCTGATCGCCACCGGCACCTGGAACTGGGACAACGCCATCGCCACCGCGTCCGCCGTGGCGTCCAAGACCGGCAAGGCCGGTCTGGTCGTACGCGACTTCGACTACAAGGGCTGGGACAACCTCTCCACCGTGTGGACCGGTTGGGGTGCCCAGGCGTGGAGCGCGGACGGCAAAACCTGCGGTTTCAACGCCCCGGAGATGGTCGAGGCGATGACCTTCCTGCACAACGCCATCTTCACCGCCAAGGCGCTGCCCGGCCCCGGCACCGCCGCCGACTTCTTCGCCGGTGAGGCCGGCATGACCATCACCCAGATCTCCCGGGCGTCGCTGCTGGAGAAGCAGACGTTCGGGTGGGACCTGGTGCCGCTGCCGGCCGGGCCGAAGGGCGGCTACTCGGTGATCGGGCAGGGCGGCATGGGCGTGCTGAAGAAGGGCAAGCACGCCGACGCGGCAGCCGACTTCCTGGCGTACCTGACCAATCCCACGAACTCGGCGAAGCTGGCGCAGTTCTTCCCGCCGCCGCGTACGCCGCTGCTCACCGCCGAGACGCTGGCCAAGACCAACCCGCTGCTCAAGCCGGAGCAGTTGCAGAAGGTGGTGATCGACGGGATCGCCAACGGGGTGGTCAAGCCGAGCCACAGCGGTCAGGCCGAGCTGAGCCAGGCCGTACGGGCGGCGCTCGACCCGCTGTGGAAGGCCGACGCCAACGTCGAGGGTGTACTCGACGGGGTCTGCTCGGCGATCAACCCGCTCCTGGGCAAGTAG
- a CDS encoding carbohydrate ABC transporter permease, translated as MPVLTDNAAGRVDTRPAPGETPPQRRAWWTSRRRDQLAGLLFVTPQLIGTALFVLLPLGLVVWYSLHEWNVLADTFDFVGTDNYRKLVDDPNLPSVLRSTAYFSVGLVVLNLGLALLLAVLLNQKLRGTVVFRTLFFSPVVVSLVAWTIVWGFLLQDNGGVNGVAGMVGADGPNWLRGEWTAMLSVIVVQVVKNVGLNMVLFLAALQGVPAELYEAATVEGASRWTQFRRITVPLISPTILLTSIITVAGALQVFAQIAVLTQGGPGTSTTVLVYYLYQQAFQFHQFGYGSTLSVLLFAIVLTLTVVQWRMRRRWVFHEQ; from the coding sequence ATGCCGGTCCTGACGGACAACGCGGCGGGCCGGGTCGACACCCGGCCCGCCCCGGGCGAGACCCCGCCGCAGCGGCGCGCGTGGTGGACGTCGCGCCGGCGGGACCAGCTCGCCGGCCTGCTCTTCGTCACCCCACAGCTCATCGGTACGGCACTGTTCGTGCTGCTCCCGCTGGGCCTGGTGGTCTGGTACAGCCTGCACGAGTGGAACGTGCTCGCCGACACCTTCGACTTCGTCGGTACGGACAACTACCGCAAGCTCGTCGACGATCCGAACCTGCCCTCGGTGCTGCGCTCCACCGCGTACTTCTCCGTCGGGCTGGTCGTGCTCAACCTCGGGCTGGCCCTGCTGCTCGCCGTACTGCTCAACCAGAAACTGCGCGGCACCGTCGTGTTCCGTACGCTGTTCTTCTCCCCGGTGGTGGTCTCGCTCGTCGCCTGGACCATCGTGTGGGGTTTCCTGTTGCAGGACAACGGCGGGGTCAACGGCGTCGCCGGGATGGTCGGCGCGGACGGCCCCAACTGGCTGCGCGGTGAGTGGACCGCGATGCTGTCGGTGATCGTGGTGCAGGTGGTCAAGAACGTCGGCCTGAACATGGTGCTCTTCCTGGCCGCGTTGCAGGGCGTTCCGGCCGAGTTGTACGAGGCGGCGACGGTCGAGGGCGCCAGCCGGTGGACCCAGTTCCGCCGGATCACCGTGCCGCTGATCAGCCCGACCATCCTGCTGACCTCGATCATCACGGTGGCCGGCGCGTTGCAGGTCTTCGCCCAGATCGCCGTCCTGACCCAGGGCGGGCCGGGCACCTCGACCACCGTGCTCGTCTACTACCTCTACCAGCAGGCGTTCCAGTTCCACCAGTTCGGCTACGGGTCCACCCTGTCCGTGCTGCTGTTCGCAATCGTGTTGACGCTGACCGTCGTGCAGTGGCGGATGCGCAGGAGGTGGGTCTTCCATGAACAGTAG
- a CDS encoding carbohydrate ABC transporter permease, producing MNSRLSLRARLTLYGVICLLAVPFVFPTWWMITSSFKPVADIFAFPPSLIPTEWSFSAYRRVFELQPFARQYFNSAYIAAVVTIGTLAVSALAGYAFARIRFRGQQFLFLVVLVGLLIPSEVTIVPLFQLFNSLGLVDTHWPLILVPMLGAPSVLATFIMRQFFITLPAELEEAARVDGLGRLATFWRIALPLARPALGAVAIFTFLHSWNLYLEPIVFLSSPEKFTLPQALTQFVDAYGGPMWDVQLSAASMTALPVLVVFVLAQRQFIEGLAHTGLKG from the coding sequence ATGAACAGTAGGCTGTCGCTGCGGGCCCGGTTGACGCTCTACGGCGTCATCTGCCTGCTGGCCGTACCGTTCGTCTTCCCGACCTGGTGGATGATCACCTCGTCGTTCAAGCCGGTCGCCGACATCTTCGCCTTCCCGCCGTCGCTGATCCCGACCGAGTGGAGCTTCTCGGCGTACCGCCGGGTGTTCGAGTTGCAGCCGTTCGCCCGGCAGTACTTCAACAGCGCGTACATCGCGGCCGTGGTGACCATCGGCACGCTCGCGGTGTCGGCCCTGGCCGGGTACGCCTTCGCCCGGATCCGGTTCCGTGGGCAGCAGTTCCTGTTCCTGGTGGTGCTCGTCGGCCTGCTCATTCCGAGCGAGGTGACGATCGTGCCACTGTTCCAGCTGTTCAACTCGCTCGGCCTGGTCGACACCCACTGGCCGCTGATCCTGGTGCCGATGCTCGGCGCACCGAGTGTGCTGGCGACCTTCATCATGCGGCAGTTCTTCATCACCCTGCCGGCGGAGTTGGAGGAGGCGGCCCGGGTCGACGGGCTCGGCCGGCTGGCGACGTTCTGGCGGATCGCGCTGCCGCTGGCCCGGCCGGCGCTCGGCGCGGTGGCGATCTTCACCTTCCTGCACAGCTGGAACCTCTACCTGGAGCCGATCGTCTTCCTGTCGAGTCCGGAGAAGTTCACCCTGCCCCAGGCGCTGACCCAGTTCGTCGACGCGTACGGCGGCCCGATGTGGGACGTACAGCTCTCGGCGGCGTCGATGACCGCGCTGCCGGTACTGGTCGTCTTCGTCCTCGCCCAGCGCCAGTTCATCGAGGGGTTGGCCCACACGGGGCTCAAGGGCTGA
- a CDS encoding GNAT family N-acetyltransferase, producing the protein MFVLGNLVKLRAMEPSDAEALWRWNHDPEVMRWMDDGYAQTLTRVTTWMQERPRNDYGDVLFGIEVVENTRLIGLVRLHGAEPETGCADLDIYLGEKDYWGKGYATDAMRTVCRYGFDKMRLHKITLTVVAENHAAHHVYRKVGFVDEGRLRQTFRRDGKWHDKFTMGLLEGELR; encoded by the coding sequence GTGTTCGTACTGGGGAACCTGGTGAAGCTGCGCGCGATGGAGCCGTCGGACGCCGAGGCGCTGTGGCGGTGGAACCACGATCCGGAGGTGATGCGCTGGATGGACGACGGGTACGCCCAGACGCTGACCCGGGTCACCACGTGGATGCAGGAGCGCCCGCGGAACGACTACGGTGACGTCCTGTTCGGGATCGAGGTCGTCGAGAACACCAGGCTCATCGGCCTGGTCCGGCTGCACGGCGCCGAGCCGGAGACCGGCTGTGCCGACCTGGACATCTACCTCGGCGAGAAGGACTACTGGGGAAAGGGCTACGCCACCGACGCGATGCGTACGGTCTGCCGGTACGGCTTCGACAAGATGCGCCTGCACAAGATCACGCTGACCGTGGTGGCCGAGAACCACGCCGCCCACCACGTCTACCGGAAGGTGGGGTTCGTCGACGAGGGCAGGTTGCGCCAGACGTTCCGCCGGGACGGCAAGTGGCACGACAAGTTCACCATGGGCCTGCTCGAAGGCGAACTCCGCTGA
- a CDS encoding MFS transporter, producing MTVDSAGGGVFWRWWTAGTASGLGSAVGAVALPLTALTVLDASAFEMGLIVAATYVAWIVIGLPAGVMVQRLPMRRTQIVADLARAVAVVSIPVAWWADRLTVAQLVVVALVTSFANVIFDVANSTFLPSIVSREQLQSRNSLTSGTHATTQLGGPSVGGLIVQVLGAVPTLLVDAVSYLASALLLRTLPERRAEAPDRWPPVRAMIREGWRFVAHHPVMGPCMWVATAANTVCGAQHALYALYLVRELHAEPGLVGLLLAADGVGTLIGAALTNRITARLGTARALIVVGFVSVAGAVVVPLGTGWLAFVAFAVGNVVFSVGVVVLSVVTRTYRQIASPPEMLSRVMATVRFVSWGAIPIGGLVAGLVAGVLGGRATLMIFVLAALCMPLILLASPIRHLRDLTDFRADELPSSPVSGGVVGAR from the coding sequence ATGACGGTCGACAGTGCCGGTGGCGGTGTCTTCTGGCGGTGGTGGACGGCAGGGACCGCGAGTGGGCTCGGTTCGGCGGTCGGCGCGGTGGCGTTGCCCCTGACCGCGTTGACGGTGCTCGACGCCTCCGCGTTCGAGATGGGCCTGATCGTCGCCGCCACTTACGTCGCCTGGATCGTGATCGGCCTACCCGCCGGGGTGATGGTGCAGCGACTACCGATGCGCCGGACCCAGATCGTCGCCGACCTCGCGCGTGCGGTGGCGGTCGTCTCGATCCCGGTGGCCTGGTGGGCGGACCGCCTGACGGTTGCCCAGTTGGTCGTCGTGGCCCTGGTGACCAGCTTCGCGAACGTCATCTTCGACGTCGCCAACTCCACCTTCCTGCCGTCGATCGTCAGTCGGGAGCAGTTGCAGTCGCGCAACAGCCTGACCTCCGGCACCCATGCCACCACCCAACTCGGCGGACCGTCCGTCGGCGGCCTGATCGTCCAGGTGCTCGGCGCGGTGCCCACCCTCCTCGTCGACGCCGTCAGCTACCTCGCCTCCGCCCTGCTGCTGCGTACGCTGCCCGAACGGCGCGCCGAGGCGCCCGACCGCTGGCCGCCGGTGCGCGCGATGATCCGTGAGGGCTGGCGGTTCGTGGCGCACCACCCGGTGATGGGCCCGTGCATGTGGGTGGCCACCGCGGCGAACACCGTCTGCGGGGCCCAGCACGCGCTCTACGCGCTCTACCTCGTACGCGAGCTGCACGCCGAGCCCGGCCTGGTCGGCCTCCTGTTGGCGGCGGACGGCGTCGGTACGCTGATCGGCGCCGCGCTGACGAATCGGATAACGGCCCGGCTCGGGACCGCCCGCGCCCTGATCGTGGTCGGGTTCGTCTCGGTCGCCGGGGCGGTTGTCGTTCCACTCGGTACGGGCTGGCTGGCCTTCGTGGCGTTCGCCGTCGGCAACGTGGTCTTCTCCGTCGGCGTGGTGGTGCTCAGCGTGGTGACCAGGACCTACCGGCAGATCGCCAGCCCACCGGAAATGCTCTCCCGGGTGATGGCCACGGTCCGCTTCGTCTCCTGGGGCGCGATCCCGATCGGCGGCCTGGTGGCCGGACTCGTCGCGGGGGTGCTCGGTGGTCGCGCCACCCTGATGATCTTCGTGCTGGCGGCCCTCTGCATGCCACTGATCCTGCTGGCCTCACCGATCCGGCACCTGCGCGACCTCACCGACTTCCGGGCGGACGAACTGCCGTCGAGCCCGGTGTCGGGGGGTGTCGTCGGGGCCCGTTGA
- a CDS encoding winged helix-turn-helix transcriptional regulator: MKRADLADADCGIAQALGVIGDWWTFLVVRDIAGGTTRFDALQRELGVSRRALAERLASLVAHGVLEKRVYSAHPPRYDYVLTSKGEGLLPALIALQDWGTRHVMGDGTVTATSEDGSAESRRVHDLIGRRMPDVVLDRHDGERVSPTGPGDVWTVLYFFPGAFAPGTQGYPPGWADIPGARGCTLESLTYASRFADFESAGATVRGVSTQRPDELAAFVTHARLPYPLLSDQDSKLAAGLLLPTFRAAGVDRFKRFTLLVDPDSVIRATQFPITDPAGSVAEMLTLVHDR; encoded by the coding sequence ATGAAGCGGGCGGATCTGGCCGATGCCGACTGCGGTATCGCGCAGGCGCTCGGGGTGATCGGCGACTGGTGGACCTTCCTGGTCGTACGCGACATCGCCGGTGGCACGACCCGGTTCGACGCCCTCCAGCGGGAACTGGGAGTCAGCCGCCGCGCCCTGGCCGAGCGCCTGGCCAGCCTCGTCGCACACGGGGTGCTGGAGAAACGGGTCTACTCCGCCCACCCGCCCCGCTACGACTATGTGCTGACGAGCAAGGGCGAGGGGCTGCTCCCGGCCCTCATCGCGTTGCAGGACTGGGGCACCCGACACGTGATGGGCGACGGGACGGTGACCGCGACCAGCGAGGACGGTTCCGCCGAGAGCCGCCGCGTACACGATCTGATTGGTCGGAGAATGCCGGACGTCGTCCTGGACCGGCACGACGGCGAGCGGGTCTCCCCCACCGGACCGGGCGACGTCTGGACGGTCCTCTACTTCTTTCCCGGCGCCTTCGCGCCCGGCACCCAGGGCTACCCGCCCGGTTGGGCCGACATTCCGGGTGCGAGGGGCTGCACCCTGGAATCGCTCACCTACGCGTCCCGGTTCGCCGACTTCGAGTCGGCCGGCGCCACCGTCCGGGGCGTCAGCACGCAGCGACCCGACGAGTTGGCCGCCTTCGTGACGCACGCGAGGTTGCCCTACCCGCTCCTGTCGGACCAGGACAGCAAGCTCGCCGCCGGGCTGCTGCTGCCGACGTTCCGGGCGGCCGGCGTCGACCGCTTCAAGCGCTTCACCCTGCTGGTCGACCCCGACTCGGTGATCCGCGCGACGCAGTTTCCGATCACGGACCCGGCCGGCTCCGTCGCGGAGATGCTCACTCTCGTGCACGACCGCTGA
- a CDS encoding SRPBCC family protein has translation MRAARPGVWASVTESERTARWFGPWQGDPAPGRTIKVQMAYEETAPWSDMLIEACEPPRRLAVSTVDEAGPWRLELLLAEIDGSTELTLVHHLETEDGVGEVGPGWEYYLDMLAAARDGSPTPVFDDYYPAMKPYFDGLTTPAAPS, from the coding sequence CTGAGAGCGGCACGGCCCGGCGTCTGGGCCAGCGTCACCGAATCCGAGCGCACGGCCCGCTGGTTCGGCCCGTGGCAGGGCGACCCTGCGCCGGGCAGGACAATCAAGGTCCAGATGGCGTACGAGGAGACCGCTCCCTGGTCCGACATGCTCATCGAGGCCTGCGAGCCGCCGCGCCGGCTGGCCGTGTCGACCGTGGACGAGGCCGGCCCGTGGCGGCTGGAACTGCTCCTGGCCGAGATCGACGGCAGCACCGAACTCACGCTCGTGCACCACCTGGAGACCGAGGACGGGGTGGGCGAGGTCGGCCCCGGCTGGGAGTACTACCTGGACATGCTCGCAGCCGCGCGCGACGGATCGCCCACGCCCGTGTTCGACGACTACTACCCGGCGATGAAGCCCTACTTCGACGGACTGACCACCCCCGCCGCCCCGAGCTGA